A single window of Magnetococcus marinus MC-1 DNA harbors:
- a CDS encoding AAA family ATPase produces the protein MNAPQTFASLDALARHLRERLDKKYVLLFAFNGTGKTRLSMAFKDMGKETVEDDEGNEVTTRDTLYFNAFTEDLFHWDNDRRVLRMHTDSRFFDGLQELEMESRIRPLLARYADIDFLIDYATSEITFFREKDADGAPIPIKVSRGEENIFVWCFFLAVAQLAVDGQESYRWVKYLYIDDPISSLDDNNAIAVASHLAQLLKKSDGQIRTVISTHHHLFFNVMGNELKPAQYFLSKEDGQFLLKNTGKTPRFHHIALLKELNAVVESGQIFTYHFNILRNILEKTATFHGFQHFSACIQQFSDDEDGILRERMIQLFSHGNYSLFEPQEMMPENKEYFRKILRDFMNNYRFNPELFPEPPQESVTP, from the coding sequence ATGAACGCCCCCCAAACCTTTGCCAGCCTGGACGCACTGGCCCGGCATCTGCGCGAGCGGCTGGATAAGAAGTATGTCCTGCTGTTTGCCTTCAACGGCACCGGCAAGACGCGCCTCTCCATGGCCTTCAAGGACATGGGTAAGGAAACCGTCGAAGACGATGAGGGCAACGAGGTGACTACCCGCGACACCCTCTATTTCAACGCCTTCACCGAAGACCTGTTCCACTGGGACAACGACCGGCGCGTGCTGCGCATGCATACCGACTCGCGCTTCTTCGATGGCCTGCAAGAGTTGGAGATGGAGAGCCGCATCCGTCCGCTGCTGGCCCGTTACGCGGACATCGACTTTCTGATCGACTACGCCACCTCCGAAATCACCTTCTTCCGCGAAAAAGACGCTGATGGCGCGCCCATACCCATCAAGGTGTCACGCGGAGAGGAAAATATCTTCGTCTGGTGCTTCTTCCTCGCCGTCGCCCAGTTGGCGGTGGATGGGCAGGAGTCCTACCGCTGGGTCAAGTACCTCTATATTGATGACCCCATCTCCTCACTGGATGATAACAACGCCATCGCCGTGGCCAGCCATCTGGCGCAACTGCTTAAGAAATCCGACGGGCAAATCCGAACGGTGATCTCGACCCACCATCATCTGTTTTTCAATGTTATGGGTAACGAGTTGAAGCCTGCCCAATACTTCCTGAGCAAGGAAGACGGGCAATTTCTATTGAAGAATACCGGCAAGACTCCGCGTTTCCACCATATCGCGCTACTCAAGGAATTGAATGCTGTGGTGGAGTCTGGCCAAATTTTCACATACCACTTCAATATCCTTCGGAATATTTTGGAAAAAACAGCCACTTTTCACGGCTTTCAGCACTTTTCCGCCTGTATCCAGCAGTTCAGCGATGATGAGGATGGCATACTCCGTGAGCGCATGATTCAGTTGTTCAGCCACGGGAATTATTCCCTCTTTGAGCCCCAGGAGATGATGCCGGAAAACAAGGAATACTTTCGCAAGATCCTGCGGGACTTCATGAACAACTACCGCTTCAACCCGGAACTGTTCCCGGAACCGCCACAAGAGAGCGTAACCCCATGA
- a CDS encoding virulence RhuM family protein, which produces MSGLILYTTEDGQSRIQLRADGQTVWLTQLEMAELFQTSKQNIAKHLKAIFAEAELSAEAVVNHWLTTAADGKNYRIAHYNLDAILAVGYRVRSPRGAQFRRWASTVLGEYLKKGFVMDDERLKNPDGRPDYFDEMLARIRDIRASEKRFYQKVRDLFALSSDYDKSDRAAQQFFATVQNLLLHAVTGQTAAELVSARANPADPHFGLLNWKGARVRKQDILVAKNYLTEDEIDTLNRLVVIFLETAELRAKRQTQTSMAFWRDNVGLIITNNGFPLLSNAGSISHERMEQQVDKQFQDYDQQRKAQEAQAADAQDEAELKALERRIKNRKGRAS; this is translated from the coding sequence ATGAGCGGCCTGATCCTCTACACCACGGAGGATGGCCAGAGCCGGATCCAACTGCGGGCCGACGGTCAAACCGTTTGGCTGACGCAATTGGAGATGGCGGAGCTTTTTCAGACCAGCAAGCAGAATATCGCCAAGCACCTGAAGGCCATTTTTGCCGAGGCGGAATTGAGCGCGGAAGCAGTTGTCAACCATTGGTTGACAACTGCCGCCGATGGCAAGAACTATCGGATCGCGCACTACAACCTGGACGCCATTCTGGCGGTGGGCTACCGGGTGCGTTCACCCCGTGGCGCGCAGTTCCGCCGCTGGGCCTCCACCGTGCTCGGCGAATACCTGAAGAAGGGCTTCGTCATGGACGACGAGCGGCTGAAGAACCCCGATGGCCGCCCCGATTATTTCGACGAGATGCTGGCGCGCATCCGCGATATCCGCGCTTCGGAAAAGCGCTTTTATCAGAAGGTGCGCGATCTGTTCGCCCTCTCCAGCGACTACGACAAGAGCGACCGCGCCGCCCAGCAGTTCTTCGCCACCGTGCAGAATCTGTTGCTCCATGCCGTCACCGGGCAGACCGCCGCCGAACTGGTCAGCGCCCGCGCCAATCCCGCCGACCCCCATTTTGGCCTGCTCAACTGGAAAGGCGCGAGGGTGCGCAAACAGGATATTCTGGTGGCCAAGAACTATCTGACCGAAGACGAGATCGATACCCTAAACCGGCTGGTGGTCATCTTTCTGGAAACCGCCGAGCTGCGCGCCAAGCGCCAGACTCAGACCTCCATGGCCTTCTGGCGGGATAACGTGGGGCTGATCATCACCAACAACGGCTTTCCCCTGTTGAGCAACGCCGGTTCCATCAGCCATGAACGCATGGAACAGCAGGTCGATAAACAGTTTCAGGATTACGACCAGCAGCGCAAAGCCCAGGAGGCGCAAGCGGCGGATGCTCAGGACGAGGCCGAGCTGAAAGCGTTGGAGCGCAGGATCAAAAATCGCAAAGGGAGAGCATCATGA
- a CDS encoding restriction endonuclease subunit S codes for MSKAMKDEKKALVPRLRFPEFRDAGEWEKTTIGEIGKFYYGKSAPKWSLEEDAPTPCVRYGELYTKFGPIITETYSRTNIDPGKLRFSKGGEILVPRVGEKTEDFGKCCCYLPLGDIAIGEMISVFETAQNPLFYTYYFRRLYRQFSKVVEGQNVKNLYYVELEPLEIYRPPLTEQQKIADCLSSLDALIAAQADKIDALKTHKKGLIQQLFPREGKTVPRLRFPEFQEAGEWTEHRLENMAKRGSGHTPNKKFPSYYNGGIKWVSLADSNKLDDGYIYDTKVEISDDGINNSSAVLYPAGTVILSRDAGVGKSAVLYSPMAVSQHFMAWQCYENMLSNWFFYYLLQKLKATFESIAVGNAIKTIGAAYFKEMTITAPSLPEQQKIADCLVSLDGMIAAHTEKLDSLKTHKNGLMQQLFPSPEAVEA; via the coding sequence ATGAGTAAGGCTATGAAAGACGAGAAGAAGGCGCTTGTACCCCGGTTGCGGTTTCCCGAGTTTCGGGATGCTGGGGAGTGGGAGAAAACGACAATTGGAGAAATTGGAAAATTTTATTATGGCAAAAGCGCTCCTAAGTGGTCTTTGGAAGAAGATGCTCCAACTCCATGCGTAAGATACGGTGAGCTATATACTAAGTTTGGGCCTATTATCACTGAAACATATTCGCGCACCAATATAGATCCTGGTAAATTGCGGTTTAGCAAAGGCGGGGAAATCCTTGTCCCTCGAGTTGGCGAGAAAACCGAGGATTTTGGTAAGTGTTGTTGCTACCTACCATTGGGGGATATCGCAATTGGTGAAATGATAAGCGTGTTTGAGACAGCGCAAAATCCGTTGTTCTATACATATTACTTCAGAAGGTTGTACAGGCAATTTTCGAAGGTTGTGGAGGGGCAAAATGTTAAAAATCTATACTATGTTGAGCTAGAGCCGCTTGAAATTTATCGCCCGCCTTTAACTGAACAACAAAAAATCGCCGATTGCCTCTCCTCCCTCGACGCCCTGATCGCCGCCCAGGCGGACAAAATCGACGCCCTCAAGACCCACAAAAAAGGGCTGATACAGCAACTCTTCCCCCGCGAGGGCAAAACCGTCCCTCGGCTGCGCTTTCCCGAGTTTCAGGAGGCCGGGGAGTGGACAGAGCATAGGCTTGAGAATATGGCAAAAAGAGGCTCGGGGCATACGCCTAACAAAAAGTTCCCGAGCTATTACAATGGCGGAATAAAGTGGGTATCTCTTGCTGATTCCAATAAGCTGGATGATGGATATATTTATGATACTAAAGTCGAGATTTCTGACGATGGTATTAATAACTCATCAGCCGTCCTATATCCTGCGGGGACGGTGATTCTTAGTCGAGATGCTGGGGTTGGGAAAAGCGCGGTTCTTTATTCACCAATGGCGGTAAGTCAGCATTTCATGGCTTGGCAATGCTATGAAAACATGCTCTCGAATTGGTTTTTTTACTATCTCCTGCAAAAACTGAAGGCCACTTTTGAATCTATTGCGGTAGGGAATGCTATCAAGACGATTGGGGCTGCCTATTTTAAAGAAATGACGATAACGGCGCCCTCCTTACCTGAGCAACAAAAAATCGCCGACTGCCTCGTCTCCCTTGATGGGATGATTGCCGCCCACACCGAAAAGCTCGATTCACTCAAGACCCACAAAAATGGGCTGATGCAGCAACTCTTCCCCAGCCCGGAGGCGGTGGAGGCATGA
- the dinD gene encoding DNA damage-inducible protein D: MKHELVHTLTESFEGHAQETENGVEYWLARDLQHLLGYTKWENFLNVISKAKTACEVTGHDIADHFADVGKMVELGSGSQREISDIMLTRYACYLTAQNGDSAKQPIAFAQTYFAMQTRKAELIEQRLLEAERVSARKKLSTTEKELSDVIFEQAGGNQNFALIHSKGDTALFGKNTKAMKAQWRVPDNRPLADFAPTIILKAKDFATEITIHNAREHNMRSERQISGEHVTNNEAVRQTLLDRGIRPESLSPAEDVKKVERRLASAEKKALKNPDGLEDK, translated from the coding sequence ATGAAACATGAACTGGTTCACACCTTGACGGAGAGCTTCGAGGGCCATGCCCAGGAGACCGAAAACGGAGTGGAATACTGGCTGGCGCGCGATCTACAGCACTTGCTAGGCTATACCAAGTGGGAAAACTTCCTCAACGTTATTTCCAAGGCGAAGACCGCCTGCGAGGTCACGGGCCACGACATCGCCGACCATTTTGCCGATGTCGGGAAAATGGTCGAGCTTGGCTCCGGCAGCCAGCGGGAGATCAGCGACATCATGCTGACCCGTTACGCCTGTTACCTGACCGCCCAGAACGGCGATTCGGCCAAGCAGCCCATCGCCTTCGCCCAAACCTACTTCGCCATGCAGACCCGCAAGGCGGAGCTCATCGAGCAGCGCCTGCTGGAGGCGGAACGAGTCTCCGCCCGCAAGAAGCTCTCCACCACGGAGAAAGAGCTCTCCGATGTCATTTTTGAGCAGGCCGGCGGGAATCAGAATTTTGCCCTGATCCACAGCAAGGGCGATACGGCGCTATTCGGCAAAAACACCAAGGCGATGAAGGCGCAATGGCGGGTGCCGGACAATCGCCCGCTGGCCGACTTCGCCCCCACCATCATCCTCAAGGCCAAGGACTTCGCCACTGAGATTACCATCCACAATGCCCGCGAACACAACATGCGCAGCGAGCGGCAGATCTCAGGAGAGCATGTCACCAATAACGAGGCGGTGCGCCAGACCCTGCTGGATCGGGGCATCCGCCCCGAAAGCCTGTCGCCTGCCGAAGACGTGAAAAAGGTCGAGCGCCGCCTGGCATCGGCTGAAAAAAAGGCACTGAAAAATCCGGATGGGTTGGAGGACAAATGA
- a CDS encoding type I restriction endonuclease subunit R: MTEQQIEQDFITKLGELKYSFRKDIRDRASLENNFREKFNALNRVRLTDAEFTRLRDEIITADVFQAAKTLREYGYIEREDGTPLDYMLVNLKDWCKNEFEVIHQLRINTDNSHHRYDVILLINGLPLVQIELKSLGINPRRAMEQIIEYRNDSGTGYANTLLCFMQLFIVSNRDDTWYFTNNHNQHFAFNAEERFLPIYQWADKDNRKVCHLDDFAEKFLAKCTLGQMISRYMVLVVSEQKLLIMRPYQIYAVQAIVDCIHQNRGNGYIWHTTGSGKTLTSFKASTLLKDNLDIEKCLFVVDRKDLDRQTRIEFNRFQEGCVEENTNTETLVRRLLSEDYAHKVIVTTIQKLGLALDETGNKAQQYKEKGKPTFKERLAPLRDQRIIIIFDECHRSQFGENHKAIKEFFPKAQLFGFTGTPIFEQNASYTQVDGELASHKTTEEIFEKRLHAYTITHAIDDRNVLRFHIDYFKPEAASPAGDKAKANTTSLTRPETQRLVVDTILKKHDAATDHRRFNALLATASINDAINYYELFKQAQAERREEDPDFIPLHIACVFSPPAEGNKDVKQLQEDLPQEKDDNQQEPERKKAALQQIIADYNTQYGTNHKLGEFDLYYQDVQLRIKDQKYPNSDFLRKNKIDLTIVVDMLLTGFDAQYLNTLYVDKNLKHHGLIQALSRTNRMLNDTKPYGNILDFRAQKGAVDEAIALFSGEDVTRSREIWLVDPAPKVIDKLDSAVKRLEAFMQAQGQPCTPAAVNDLKGDVARAEFINCFKEVQRLKTQLDQYTDLSDAQKQQIEQYLPAEQLRGFKGMYLETAQRLKAQQGKSGIEASEAKDAIEQLDFEFVLFSSAMIDYDYIMGLVSRFTQQLPGKQSMSRDQIINLLATNSNLMAEREEITAYIKTLEEGQGRSVEAIRDGYQSFKAHKAEGELAALAQRHGLERDALQGLVVGILDRMIFDGEQLNDLFAPLELGWKDRSKAELALMEELVPLLKKQAGGREISGLAAYE, encoded by the coding sequence ATGACCGAACAACAAATAGAACAAGATTTTATTACTAAGCTAGGAGAGCTCAAATACAGCTTTCGCAAGGATATTCGTGATCGAGCCTCCCTTGAGAATAATTTTCGCGAGAAATTTAACGCGCTCAACCGTGTCCGTCTGACCGATGCCGAGTTCACCCGGCTGCGTGATGAGATCATCACCGCCGATGTTTTCCAGGCCGCCAAAACCCTACGCGAGTATGGCTATATCGAACGTGAAGACGGCACCCCGCTGGACTACATGTTGGTCAACCTTAAGGATTGGTGCAAAAACGAGTTCGAGGTCATCCATCAGCTACGTATTAACACCGACAACAGTCACCACCGCTATGACGTGATCCTGCTCATCAACGGCCTGCCGCTGGTGCAAATTGAGCTGAAGAGCCTCGGCATCAACCCACGCCGGGCTATGGAGCAGATTATCGAGTACCGCAACGACTCCGGCACCGGCTACGCCAACACGCTGCTCTGTTTTATGCAGCTTTTTATCGTCAGTAACCGCGATGACACTTGGTACTTCACCAACAACCACAACCAGCACTTTGCCTTCAACGCCGAAGAGCGTTTTTTGCCCATCTACCAATGGGCCGATAAAGACAACCGCAAAGTGTGCCACCTAGACGACTTTGCTGAGAAATTTCTGGCCAAGTGTACCCTGGGGCAGATGATCAGTCGCTACATGGTGCTGGTCGTCAGCGAGCAGAAGCTGCTGATCATGCGCCCCTACCAGATCTATGCGGTCCAGGCCATTGTCGACTGTATCCACCAGAACCGGGGCAACGGCTACATCTGGCACACCACCGGCAGCGGGAAGACCCTTACCTCCTTCAAGGCCTCTACCCTGCTCAAGGACAACCTGGACATCGAGAAATGTCTCTTCGTGGTGGACCGCAAAGACCTGGACCGCCAGACCCGCATCGAATTCAACAGGTTTCAGGAAGGTTGCGTCGAGGAGAACACCAACACCGAAACCCTGGTGCGCCGTCTGCTCTCGGAGGACTACGCCCACAAGGTGATCGTCACCACCATCCAGAAGCTCGGCCTGGCCCTGGATGAAACCGGCAATAAGGCTCAGCAATACAAGGAGAAGGGCAAGCCCACCTTTAAGGAGCGGCTTGCTCCGCTACGCGACCAGCGCATCATCATCATCTTCGACGAATGCCACCGCTCCCAGTTTGGCGAGAACCACAAGGCCATCAAGGAATTCTTCCCCAAGGCGCAACTGTTCGGCTTTACCGGCACGCCCATCTTTGAGCAGAACGCCAGCTATACCCAGGTCGATGGTGAACTTGCCTCCCACAAGACCACCGAGGAGATCTTTGAAAAACGTCTGCACGCCTACACCATCACCCACGCCATTGATGACCGCAACGTGCTGCGTTTTCACATCGACTACTTTAAGCCCGAGGCTGCATCACCCGCAGGCGATAAGGCCAAAGCTAACACCACCAGTCTCACCCGGCCCGAAACCCAGCGCCTCGTGGTGGATACCATCCTGAAGAAGCACGACGCCGCCACCGATCACCGCCGCTTTAACGCCCTCCTGGCCACCGCCTCCATCAACGACGCCATTAATTATTATGAGCTGTTCAAGCAAGCCCAGGCCGAGCGCCGGGAGGAAGACCCCGACTTCATCCCGCTTCACATTGCCTGCGTCTTCTCGCCCCCGGCGGAGGGCAACAAGGATGTCAAACAGCTACAAGAAGACCTGCCCCAGGAGAAGGACGACAACCAGCAGGAGCCGGAGCGGAAAAAGGCCGCGCTGCAACAGATCATTGCCGACTACAACACCCAATATGGTACCAACCATAAGCTTGGCGAGTTTGATCTTTACTATCAGGATGTGCAACTGCGCATCAAGGATCAGAAGTACCCCAACAGCGACTTCCTGCGCAAAAACAAGATCGACCTCACCATTGTGGTGGATATGCTGCTCACCGGTTTTGACGCCCAGTACCTCAATACCCTGTATGTGGACAAGAACCTCAAGCACCATGGTTTGATTCAAGCTCTCTCGCGCACCAACCGGATGCTCAACGACACCAAGCCCTACGGCAATATTCTCGATTTTCGCGCTCAGAAAGGGGCCGTTGACGAGGCCATCGCCCTCTTCTCTGGTGAAGATGTCACCCGCTCCCGTGAAATCTGGCTGGTGGACCCGGCCCCCAAGGTCATCGACAAGCTCGATAGCGCCGTAAAGCGATTGGAAGCGTTTATGCAGGCCCAGGGCCAGCCCTGCACCCCCGCTGCGGTCAACGACCTCAAGGGCGATGTCGCCCGTGCCGAGTTCATTAACTGTTTCAAGGAGGTGCAGCGCCTCAAGACCCAGCTTGACCAATACACCGACCTGAGCGACGCGCAAAAACAGCAGATCGAGCAGTACCTGCCAGCCGAGCAATTGCGTGGCTTTAAGGGCATGTACCTGGAGACCGCCCAGCGCCTCAAGGCGCAGCAGGGCAAGAGCGGCATAGAGGCCAGCGAAGCCAAGGATGCCATCGAGCAGCTCGATTTTGAGTTTGTGCTCTTCTCCTCGGCCATGATCGACTACGACTACATCATGGGCTTGGTCTCCCGCTTTACCCAGCAGCTACCAGGCAAGCAGAGCATGAGCCGCGACCAAATCATCAACCTGCTCGCCACCAACAGCAACCTGATGGCGGAGCGCGAGGAGATCACCGCCTACATCAAAACCCTGGAAGAGGGCCAAGGGCGGAGTGTAGAGGCCATTCGCGATGGCTACCAGAGCTTCAAGGCGCACAAGGCCGAAGGGGAACTGGCCGCGCTGGCCCAACGGCACGGGCTGGAACGCGACGCCCTGCAAGGCTTGGTCGTGGGCATTCTGGACCGCATGATCTTCGATGGCGAGCAGCTAAACGACCTCTTCGCGCCGCTGGAACTGGGCTGGAAGGATCGCAGCAAGGCCGAGCTGGCGTTGATGGAGGAGTTGGTCCCATTGTTGAAGAAACAGGCCGGCGGGCGGGAGATATCGGGGTTGGCGGCTTATGAGTAA
- a CDS encoding methylated-DNA--[protein]-cysteine S-methyltransferase: protein MSFLPYDSQVGMLWLEIRQGALVALSWSLPDSMAEPLEDAALCRRITHWLDDHFRRAPRGVDFPVRPAGTVFQQKVWREISRVGPGQTITYGELAKRLNSSARAVGVAAGQNPIPVVIPCHRVVGAKELGGYSGHGGLHTKRTLLSLEGALIGDIGIPFRQAC, encoded by the coding sequence ATGTCTTTTTTGCCTTATGATTCGCAAGTAGGCATGCTATGGCTGGAGATTCGTCAGGGTGCCTTGGTTGCACTCTCTTGGTCTTTACCGGACTCCATGGCAGAACCGCTGGAGGATGCGGCATTGTGTCGTCGTATTACCCATTGGTTGGATGACCATTTCCGCCGGGCACCCCGTGGGGTGGATTTTCCGGTACGCCCAGCGGGTACGGTATTTCAGCAAAAAGTATGGCGTGAGATTAGCCGGGTTGGCCCTGGTCAGACCATTACCTATGGTGAGTTAGCCAAGCGATTAAACAGCTCGGCGCGGGCGGTGGGTGTGGCGGCGGGGCAGAACCCTATCCCGGTGGTGATTCCTTGTCACCGGGTGGTGGGTGCCAAGGAGTTGGGGGGTTACAGTGGTCATGGTGGTTTGCACACCAAGCGCACCCTGCTGAGCCTGGAGGGGGCCTTGATCGGGGATATTGGCATTCCTTTCCGTCAGGCTTGTTAG
- the rpmE gene encoding 50S ribosomal protein L31, translating to MKEGIHPKYEEATFTCASCSNEIKTRSTAGDLTLGICSECHPFYTGKHKLVDTAGRVERFRRKYGMQDQ from the coding sequence ATGAAAGAAGGCATCCACCCCAAGTATGAAGAGGCCACTTTTACGTGTGCCAGCTGCTCTAACGAAATCAAGACCCGCTCCACAGCCGGCGACCTCACCCTGGGTATCTGCTCAGAGTGTCATCCGTTTTATACCGGTAAGCATAAGTTGGTGGATACCGCCGGTCGTGTTGAGCGCTTCCGCCGTAAATATGGTATGCAAGACCAGTAA
- the rho gene encoding transcription termination factor Rho: protein MNLKDLKAMNASQLSEIAEERKIENYSGMRRQELIYALLKTESENNGQIYGEGVLEVLQDGFGFLRAPDTNYLPGPDDIYVSPSQIRRFGLRTGDVVEGQIRAPKESERYFALLRVERINYEDPLKARNKILFDNLTPLYPDERLKMEIADESSNLEARVMDLIVPIGKGQRGLIVAQPRTGKTMLMQKIAHSIAENHPDTVLLVLLIDERPEEVTDMKRSVKGEVVSSTFDEPATRHVQVAEMVLEKAKRLVEHKRDVVILLDSITRLARAYNTVAPSSGKVLSGGIDANALQRPKRFFGAARNVEEGGSLTILATALVDTGSRMDEVIFEEFKGTGNMEVHLDRKLVEKRTFPAIDIAKSGTRKEELLTERDELSKLWVLRRILLPMGPLDSMSFLLDKLRATKDNSEFFESMNG from the coding sequence ATGAATCTCAAAGACCTAAAAGCAATGAATGCTTCCCAACTCTCCGAAATCGCAGAGGAACGGAAAATTGAAAACTACAGCGGCATGCGTCGACAGGAGCTCATCTACGCCCTGCTGAAGACCGAAAGTGAAAATAACGGTCAGATCTACGGAGAGGGGGTTCTGGAGGTCTTGCAGGATGGCTTTGGTTTTCTGCGTGCGCCAGACACCAACTATCTGCCGGGTCCCGATGATATCTATGTCTCCCCCTCCCAGATCCGCCGCTTTGGCTTGCGCACCGGTGATGTGGTGGAGGGGCAGATTCGCGCCCCGAAAGAGAGTGAGCGCTACTTTGCCCTGCTACGGGTTGAGCGCATTAACTATGAAGACCCCTTGAAGGCGCGGAATAAAATTCTCTTTGATAACCTCACCCCGCTCTATCCCGATGAGCGCCTCAAGATGGAGATCGCCGACGAGTCGAGCAATCTTGAGGCCCGGGTGATGGATCTGATCGTACCCATTGGCAAGGGTCAGCGCGGTCTGATTGTGGCCCAGCCACGCACCGGCAAGACCATGCTGATGCAGAAGATTGCCCACTCTATTGCGGAAAATCATCCCGACACCGTACTGCTGGTGCTGCTTATCGACGAGCGCCCCGAGGAGGTGACGGACATGAAGCGCTCGGTCAAGGGTGAGGTGGTCTCTTCGACCTTTGACGAACCGGCCACCCGTCACGTGCAGGTTGCCGAGATGGTGCTGGAAAAGGCCAAGCGTCTGGTGGAACATAAGCGCGATGTGGTTATTTTGCTGGACTCCATTACCCGTCTGGCCCGTGCCTATAACACGGTGGCTCCCTCCTCGGGCAAGGTGCTCTCTGGGGGTATTGATGCCAACGCCTTGCAGCGTCCCAAGCGTTTCTTTGGGGCGGCGCGTAATGTGGAAGAGGGCGGCTCGCTGACCATTCTTGCCACCGCCTTGGTAGATACCGGTTCGCGTATGGATGAAGTGATCTTTGAAGAGTTCAAGGGTACCGGTAATATGGAGGTCCACCTGGACCGCAAGTTGGTTGAAAAGCGCACCTTCCCAGCCATTGATATTGCCAAATCGGGCACCCGTAAGGAAGAGTTGCTCACCGAACGCGATGAGCTTTCCAAGCTGTGGGTGTTGCGCCGCATCCTGTTACCCATGGGTCCTTTGGATTCGATGAGTTTCCTACTGGACAAATTGCGTGCAACCAAGGATAATAGCGAATTTTTCGAAAGCATGAACGGATAA
- the truD gene encoding tRNA pseudouridine(13) synthase TruD — protein sequence MNHEISDIQPHLPKLTSQPGLGGQLKQQPEDFLVEELRPNPLSGEGEHWIVRIIKRDLTTDQVAAWLAKRFAVPQKDVGFAGQKDRQAVTIQDFSVYLPGQAPPQGWADDPLPGITIHSVGRDRRKIKPGMLSGNRFVIRLRGCDGALSASQRQQLADATQARLLRYGAPNYFGPQRFGRDGDNWQAGLKLLRAGRKRRKGNRNTEALQISAVRSELFNRVVTARLQQGLFNTLLLGDVVQLAGRTAAFRVEDLAAEQPRFDAVQIHPTGPLFGRDMLAPTGQAAEIEAAIAQAEPEAIELLEQFDMQGVRKSLRLIPGELSHHWEQADLIVTFTLPRGCFATSIMREYM from the coding sequence ATGAATCATGAAATTTCAGACATACAGCCACATTTGCCCAAACTGACCAGCCAACCGGGTTTGGGGGGGCAACTGAAACAACAACCGGAAGATTTTTTGGTCGAGGAGCTACGTCCCAACCCCTTGAGTGGCGAGGGTGAACACTGGATTGTGCGCATTATCAAACGAGATTTGACCACCGATCAGGTGGCGGCTTGGTTGGCGAAACGGTTTGCAGTGCCCCAAAAGGATGTGGGGTTTGCTGGGCAAAAGGATCGTCAGGCGGTGACCATACAGGACTTTTCGGTCTATCTGCCGGGGCAGGCCCCGCCGCAGGGGTGGGCGGATGATCCCTTGCCGGGCATAACCATCCACTCTGTGGGGCGAGATCGGCGCAAGATTAAGCCGGGCATGCTCAGCGGCAACCGTTTTGTGATCCGACTACGGGGCTGCGATGGTGCCCTGAGTGCAAGCCAGCGGCAGCAGCTGGCCGATGCGACCCAGGCGCGTCTATTGCGCTATGGTGCGCCCAACTATTTTGGTCCCCAGCGCTTTGGTCGAGATGGGGATAACTGGCAGGCGGGTTTAAAGCTGTTGCGTGCGGGCCGCAAGCGGCGTAAGGGCAACCGTAATACCGAGGCCTTGCAGATCTCAGCGGTGCGTTCCGAGCTGTTTAATCGGGTGGTCACGGCCCGTTTGCAACAGGGGCTGTTTAACACCCTGTTGCTGGGGGATGTGGTGCAGTTGGCGGGGCGTACAGCGGCCTTTCGGGTAGAGGATTTAGCGGCTGAGCAGCCCCGCTTTGATGCGGTGCAGATTCACCCTACCGGTCCTCTGTTTGGTCGAGACATGTTGGCCCCCACCGGTCAGGCCGCAGAGATTGAGGCGGCCATTGCCCAAGCCGAGCCAGAGGCGATTGAGCTGCTGGAGCAGTTTGATATGCAAGGGGTACGTAAGTCTCTGCGACTTATACCCGGAGAGCTGAGCCACCACTGGGAGCAGGCCGACCTGATTGTCACCTTTACCCTGCCACGGGGCTGTTTTGCCACCAGTATTATGCGGGAGTATATGTAA